In Mytilus galloprovincialis chromosome 1, xbMytGall1.hap1.1, whole genome shotgun sequence, the following are encoded in one genomic region:
- the LOC143084578 gene encoding uncharacterized protein LOC143084578 encodes MHIPSDTAVKGTMPGKKKGGGKKSGKKSGKKSGKKSGKKSARASAKSGKSEKEGPPDIMSGPAMENLYFIAHDAPDALEKRGFGWPEAPKGKKGKKGKKKKK; translated from the exons ATGCATATCCCGTCTGACACAGCAGTCAAAGGAACAATG CCGGGGAAGAAAAAGGGTGGTGGAAAAAAATCGGGTAAAAAATCAGGTAAAAAGTCTGGAAAGAAAAGTGGCAAAAAATCAGCACGAGCCTCAGCCAAATCAGGAAAGAGTGAAAAAGAAGGACCCCCAGATATAATGAGTGGACCTGCTATGgagaatttatattttattgcacATGATGCACCAGATGCATTAGAAAAACGCGGCTTTGGTTGGCCTGAGGCACCAAagggtaaaaaaggaaaaaaaggaaaaaagaaaaagaagtga